DNA from Deinococcota bacterium:
CAATGGTGGTGGCGTTGTCACAAATACTCAGTTCAATGGGACGTCCTAGCACAGTCCCCACCTGTGATCTTGCTGTTTCGATACCCTGAAGTGTTGTCGTGCCGATAGTGGCAAAGCGGCCGGAGAGCTCGAGGTTGACCCCGATGCGGATGGGCTCCTGCGCGGACGCAAGGCCCAATAGCGCGATTGCCAGAACAAAGCTAAGTCTCTTCATGGTTCCTCCTGTAAAGCGTGGCTGAAAAGCCAAAATGTGATATTGCAAGAGCATCATAACCGTCGCAGCCAGCCTCCGTCAACGGCGGCGGATGAGCCGTCC
Protein-coding regions in this window:
- a CDS encoding ABC transporter substrate-binding protein, which translates into the protein MKRLSFVLAIALLGLASAQEPIRIGVNLELSGRFATIGTTTLQGIETARSQVGTVLGRPIELSICDNATTI